A single region of the Sphingobium sp. TKS genome encodes:
- a CDS encoding EF-hand domain-containing protein, producing MIRKFMTTVAVGSLFVGGLAATHLAFAQDDGPHAGGARGGGMLMMADANKDGAVTKAELTAALEARFARLDANKDGTLDQADRDILRQQRLDERFAALDTDKNGQISKAEFAAGHQGHDGMHDHMGKPDGPDGRGHRGWGHGMGGGPGGEMKKDGAITKAEFMARPLAMFDKADANHDGKVTADEMKAARQAFRDGWRDRKGPPSPPPAN from the coding sequence CAAATTCATGACCACGGTGGCTGTTGGTTCGCTGTTCGTTGGCGGGCTCGCCGCCACGCACCTAGCCTTCGCGCAGGATGACGGCCCCCACGCTGGTGGAGCGCGTGGCGGCGGCATGTTGATGATGGCCGATGCCAATAAGGACGGCGCCGTCACCAAGGCGGAACTGACCGCCGCGCTGGAAGCCCGCTTCGCCAGACTCGACGCGAACAAGGACGGGACGCTCGATCAGGCGGATCGCGACATCCTCCGTCAGCAACGGCTCGATGAACGTTTCGCCGCGCTGGATACCGACAAGAACGGCCAGATCAGCAAGGCGGAATTTGCCGCCGGGCATCAGGGCCACGATGGCATGCATGACCATATGGGCAAGCCCGATGGGCCGGACGGCCGGGGCCATCGCGGATGGGGACACGGCATGGGGGGCGGTCCGGGCGGCGAGATGAAGAAGGACGGCGCCATCACCAAGGCCGAGTTCATGGCCCGCCCGCTCGCCATGTTCGACAAGGCCGACGCCAATCATGACGGCAAGGTGACCGCCGACGAAATGAAGGCGGCGCGGCAGGCCTTCCGCGACGGCTGGCGCGACCGCAAGGGTCCGCCGTCACCGCCACCCGCGAACTAA
- a CDS encoding response regulator, translated as MSERPHLLLVDDERSIREPLAQYLVRNGFRVTAVENAGEARMRLNANAIDLVILDIMMPGEDGLSLCRHIRETSEIPVILLTAKSEETDRIVGLEMGADDYVLKPFSPRELVARIKVIFRRVATGGQRVTAPDGATYAFAGWLLKTQERTLVDGEGVALPLSTAEYNLMLAFTTRPNQVLSRDQLLDITQGREANAFDRAIDNQISRLRKKIEPDPRNPTLIKTVWGGGYTLSADVRRL; from the coding sequence ATGAGCGAACGACCCCATCTGCTGCTCGTCGACGACGAGCGTTCGATCCGCGAGCCGCTGGCGCAATATCTCGTCCGCAACGGCTTTCGCGTCACGGCTGTCGAAAATGCGGGGGAAGCGCGGATGCGCCTCAACGCCAATGCGATCGATCTGGTGATCCTGGACATCATGATGCCGGGCGAGGACGGGCTGTCGCTCTGCCGCCATATCCGTGAAACCAGTGAGATCCCGGTCATCCTGCTCACCGCGAAATCGGAAGAGACCGACCGCATCGTGGGCCTGGAAATGGGGGCGGACGATTATGTGCTGAAGCCCTTTTCCCCGCGCGAACTGGTCGCTCGCATCAAGGTGATCTTCCGCCGCGTCGCGACCGGCGGCCAGCGCGTCACGGCGCCTGATGGCGCCACCTATGCCTTTGCGGGCTGGCTGCTCAAGACGCAGGAACGCACGTTGGTCGACGGCGAGGGGGTGGCGCTGCCGCTCTCCACGGCGGAATATAATCTGATGCTGGCCTTCACGACGCGGCCCAATCAGGTGTTGAGCCGCGACCAGTTGCTGGACATCACCCAGGGGCGAGAGGCCAATGCCTTCGACCGGGCGATCGACAACCAGATCAGCCGTCTGCGCAAGAAGATCGAGCCGGACCCCAGAAATCCCACCTTGATCAAGACGGTCTGGGGCGGCGGCTATACTTTGTCCGCGGATGTGCGCAGGCTGTGA
- a CDS encoding sensor histidine kinase: MKRLRLWPQSLVGQIIILVALALFVAQAINFALLLRERQRIELTSQTAPGVYRIVDALDNRPDRRGDDTDRRGRVRFLAAAPVLQGQPRPDVERRAKAMFDDIGLAVRSIHAVEQSQALPPRRWDNFRRRAAGGRPGNMRMARLAMAVEYEPGKWALTQARIGDRPPRFGGWLVGQTLILYGIVLLPLLWVGRRLARPLKQLTGSAEQFARTGSADPVEERGPGDVRQLTMAFNAMRSRIFAMLNEKDRMLGAIGHDLRTPLASLRVRAESVEDEGERARMSETIEEMNRMLEDILSLARAGRSSEARQKVDLSALADAVVEDFLELGSPVDLADSDRAVANVRPQQIRRALRNLIENAIVYGERAHVSVERGEDVIRMIVADDGPGISEDRMEEMMEPFTRLEGSRNRETGGAGLGLALVRAIMAEHGGALKLANRAQGGLEASLVLPA, encoded by the coding sequence GTGAAGCGGCTGCGTCTTTGGCCGCAAAGCCTTGTCGGCCAGATCATCATCCTGGTCGCGCTGGCGCTGTTCGTGGCGCAGGCGATCAATTTTGCCCTGCTGCTGCGCGAACGCCAGCGGATCGAGTTGACGTCCCAGACCGCGCCGGGCGTCTATCGGATCGTCGACGCGCTCGACAACCGGCCGGACCGGCGCGGCGATGACACCGACCGGCGGGGCCGCGTGCGTTTCCTTGCCGCCGCGCCGGTGTTGCAGGGACAACCCCGCCCCGATGTCGAACGTCGTGCCAAGGCGATGTTCGACGATATCGGCCTTGCGGTCCGTTCCATTCATGCGGTCGAACAGAGCCAGGCGCTGCCGCCGCGGCGCTGGGACAATTTCCGTCGGCGGGCGGCCGGGGGAAGGCCCGGCAATATGCGCATGGCGCGCCTCGCCATGGCGGTGGAATATGAGCCCGGCAAATGGGCGCTGACGCAGGCGCGCATCGGGGACCGGCCGCCGCGCTTTGGCGGATGGCTGGTGGGGCAGACGCTGATCCTGTACGGGATCGTGCTGCTGCCGCTGCTGTGGGTGGGGCGCAGATTGGCGCGGCCATTGAAACAGTTGACTGGGTCGGCGGAGCAATTCGCCCGCACCGGATCGGCGGACCCGGTCGAGGAACGCGGTCCCGGCGATGTCCGACAACTCACCATGGCCTTCAATGCCATGCGCAGCCGCATCTTCGCGATGCTGAACGAGAAGGACCGGATGCTGGGCGCGATCGGCCATGATCTGCGCACGCCGCTGGCATCGCTGCGGGTGCGGGCCGAATCGGTCGAGGACGAGGGCGAGCGCGCCCGCATGTCCGAGACGATCGAGGAAATGAACCGGATGCTGGAGGATATCCTCTCGCTGGCCCGCGCGGGCCGCAGCAGCGAGGCCCGGCAGAAGGTCGACCTGTCGGCGCTGGCCGATGCGGTGGTCGAGGATTTTCTGGAATTGGGTTCGCCGGTCGATCTGGCCGATAGCGACCGCGCAGTCGCCAATGTGCGCCCGCAGCAGATTCGCCGGGCGCTGCGCAATCTCATTGAAAACGCCATCGTCTATGGCGAGCGGGCGCATGTCTCGGTGGAGCGGGGCGAGGATGTGATCCGCATGATCGTGGCGGATGACGGCCCCGGCATATCCGAGGATCGGATGGAGGAGATGATGGAGCCGTTCACCCGGCTCGAAGGCTCGCGCAATCGGGAAACCGGGGGGGCTGGGCTGGGTCTGGCGCTGGTGCGGGCGATCATGGCGGAGCATGGCGGAGCGTTGAAACTGGCCAACCGGGCGCAGGGAGGGTTGGAGGCGAGTTTGGTTTTGCCGGCTTGA
- a CDS encoding flagellar motor protein MotB has translation MAEKKRGANEPEPRPIIVKKIIVEGHGGHHGGAWKVAYADFVTAMMAFFLLMWLLGATTEKQRKGLADYFTPTLVQMKENSAGSNGMFGGDSMMGKENYPTTGGQGNLAITMPRDASGTKDQGGKATKAADRAKFESIKKELEARMARRQGINKLRKNVRFTETREGLRIDLIDEADFAMFAMGTDRLLPQARELVDEVAKTIQTMPNPLIVRGHTDGLPYSSGQTMNNWMLSSARAEATRKALAASGIGNDRFARIEGVADREPFAKGDVYDPRNRRMSIILGWSRGAGDSDSDEQVDAETKAAIKERDNPMTIARSEAQKLDMGGTSLPAGAQLLNPTAKGTSNKPGKH, from the coding sequence ATGGCGGAGAAGAAGCGCGGGGCGAACGAGCCCGAACCCCGGCCGATCATCGTCAAGAAGATCATCGTCGAGGGCCATGGCGGCCATCATGGCGGCGCGTGGAAAGTGGCCTATGCCGACTTCGTGACGGCGATGATGGCCTTCTTCCTGCTGATGTGGCTGCTGGGCGCGACCACGGAAAAGCAGCGCAAGGGGCTGGCGGACTATTTCACGCCGACGCTGGTGCAAATGAAGGAAAATTCGGCCGGCTCCAACGGCATGTTCGGCGGCGACAGCATGATGGGCAAGGAAAATTACCCGACCACCGGCGGTCAGGGCAATCTGGCCATCACCATGCCGCGCGACGCGTCGGGCACGAAGGATCAGGGCGGCAAGGCCACCAAGGCGGCCGACCGCGCCAAGTTCGAATCGATCAAGAAGGAACTGGAGGCGCGCATGGCCCGCCGCCAGGGCATCAACAAGCTGCGCAAGAATGTCCGCTTCACCGAAACGCGCGAAGGGCTGCGCATCGACCTGATCGACGAGGCCGATTTCGCGATGTTCGCCATGGGGACCGACCGGCTGCTGCCGCAGGCCCGCGAACTGGTGGACGAGGTGGCGAAGACAATCCAGACCATGCCCAATCCGCTGATCGTGCGCGGGCATACGGACGGGCTGCCCTATAGCTCGGGCCAGACGATGAACAATTGGATGCTGTCATCCGCCCGCGCCGAAGCGACCCGCAAGGCGCTGGCTGCAAGCGGCATCGGCAATGACCGCTTCGCCCGGATCGAGGGCGTGGCCGACCGCGAGCCTTTCGCGAAGGGCGATGTCTACGATCCGCGCAACCGGCGCATGTCGATCATCCTGGGGTGGAGCCGGGGTGCGGGGGACAGCGATTCGGATGAGCAGGTTGACGCGGAAACCAAGGCGGCGATCAAGGAACGCGACAATCCGATGACCATCGCCCGCAGTGAAGCGCAGAAGCTGGACATGGGCGGAACGAGTCTGCCTGCCGGGGCGCAGTTGCTCAACCCAACCGCGAAGGGCACCTCGAACAAGCCTGGCAAGCATTGA
- the motA gene encoding flagellar motor stator protein MotA — protein sequence MFAIIGLVVLLAMVFGGFIFTGGDIGPVLHALPHEMIIIGGAAVGALIIGNSGADLKALGGGLGKVFKGPKYKKQDFLDCIFLVSKLMKTLRVEGPVALEPHIEDPSSSVIFSEYPRLMGDKTLIHLISDTLRLVVVSSGTLDPHAVEEVMDNALKTHHHESLKPADNLQGLADALPALGIVAAVLGVVKTMGSIDQPPAILGGMIGSALVGTFLGVLLAYGMVNPFANRCRAVIEADGSMYHVVKQIIVASLHGHPQPLVIEAARSSLTHANQPAFAEVFDGMRGK from the coding sequence ATGTTCGCAATCATCGGCCTGGTCGTGCTGCTCGCCATGGTGTTCGGCGGCTTCATCTTTACAGGCGGCGACATCGGCCCGGTTCTGCATGCGCTTCCCCATGAAATGATCATCATCGGCGGCGCGGCCGTCGGGGCGCTCATCATCGGCAATTCGGGGGCGGACCTGAAGGCGCTGGGCGGCGGACTGGGCAAGGTGTTCAAAGGGCCGAAATACAAAAAGCAGGATTTTCTCGACTGCATCTTCCTCGTCTCCAAGCTGATGAAGACGCTGCGGGTTGAAGGGCCGGTGGCGCTGGAGCCGCATATCGAGGACCCGAGCAGCTCGGTCATCTTCTCCGAATATCCCCGCCTGATGGGCGACAAGACGCTGATCCACCTGATCAGCGACACGCTGCGGCTGGTGGTCGTCTCCTCCGGCACGCTCGATCCCCATGCGGTCGAGGAGGTCATGGATAATGCGCTCAAGACCCATCATCATGAGTCGCTGAAGCCCGCCGACAATCTTCAGGGACTGGCCGACGCGCTTCCCGCGCTGGGCATCGTCGCGGCAGTGCTGGGCGTGGTGAAGACCATGGGTTCGATCGACCAGCCCCCGGCCATATTGGGCGGCATGATCGGTTCGGCGCTGGTCGGCACTTTCCTGGGCGTGTTGCTCGCCTATGGCATGGTCAATCCCTTCGCCAATCGCTGCCGCGCCGTGATCGAGGCGGACGGGTCGATGTACCATGTCGTCAAGCAGATCATCGTCGCCTCGCTGCACGGTCATCCGCAGCCGCTGGTGATCGAGGCGGCGCGCTCCAGCCTGACCCATGCGAACCAGCCGGCCTTTGCCGAAGTGTTCGACGGCATGCGGGGCAAATAA
- a CDS encoding flagellin yields MVGITNKTLLAEIRRQQQLSQGIVDGQTAISTGKTLTKPSDNALAWVQVSDIGRAQAQQAAWQSNVSTGTTRAANAESNLGEMNTLLTRAQELVTAARNGSLNDASKTAIIEEMKTIRTTVDSLLNQKDYNGVPTFDDGQSVLVPVSRGLNLAVVGTRQEVSEGIDVNGTPMTLDDILGQSITALQSGTDTDVIAALDAIKAGQNHVILEQTKQGVRSDRLDVIGTRLTDIDIDLKERRADLESTDLTEVISSVSAKLLQLNAAQSAFARINQQTLFDLIK; encoded by the coding sequence ATGGTAGGCATCACCAACAAGACCCTTCTGGCCGAAATCCGCCGTCAGCAGCAGCTCTCCCAGGGCATTGTCGACGGCCAGACCGCTATTTCGACCGGCAAGACGCTCACCAAGCCATCGGACAATGCGCTCGCCTGGGTGCAGGTGTCGGACATCGGCCGGGCGCAGGCGCAACAGGCCGCCTGGCAGTCCAATGTCAGCACCGGCACGACACGCGCCGCCAATGCCGAATCCAATCTCGGTGAGATGAACACGCTGCTGACCCGCGCGCAGGAACTGGTGACGGCAGCGCGCAACGGATCGCTGAACGACGCCAGCAAGACCGCGATCATCGAGGAAATGAAGACGATCCGCACGACGGTCGATTCGCTGCTCAACCAAAAGGATTATAACGGCGTCCCAACCTTCGACGACGGGCAGAGCGTGCTCGTTCCGGTGAGCCGCGGCCTTAATCTCGCGGTGGTCGGCACCCGGCAGGAAGTGTCCGAAGGGATCGACGTGAACGGCACGCCGATGACGCTGGACGACATATTGGGCCAGAGCATCACAGCCTTGCAAAGCGGCACCGACACCGATGTCATCGCCGCGCTGGACGCCATAAAGGCGGGGCAGAATCACGTCATCTTGGAACAGACCAAGCAGGGCGTGCGCAGCGACCGGCTGGACGTGATCGGCACGCGCCTCACCGATATCGACATCGATCTCAAGGAACGGCGCGCCGATCTGGAATCGACCGATCTGACCGAGGTCATTTCCTCGGTATCGGCCAAACTGCTCCAGTTGAATGCAGCGCAATCCGCCTTTGCGCGGATCAACCAGCAGACGCTGTTCGATCTGATCAAATAA
- the flgK gene encoding flagellar hook-associated protein FlgK yields the protein MSDLFIIGASGTKAYRTAMAAVAENIANASTEGYSRRSVTTIESGSSTATMAVYISRGNFGGTDVKSVNRATDPYLDATVRYTNMQLGSAVARMRWLTDSETALNDTETGVGQLMTGMFQNMDKLAARPNDNSLRVTTLDSISRVAQAFQQTAADLTQVSSGIATEAQASVTTINQALSALADINNSLLRAAPGTSAYAQLLDGRDAALGTLSSNLNIDVSFGAHDQAQVTLNGQTLVQGSSATPLALTVNSNGTLALATSGGTALAVPTSGALGGLFSVAVTVADRHASLDTLAQQFVTDMNAWHAQGRTDAGAAGAALLSGTTAASVTALISDPAQLAAKSSDGTPNGNLLTVSASLRGNGSVEQGWTALIATHANLLSSTKAEQTTAQSRSDQAVSAREAVSGVDLDMEAADLLRIQQAYSGSAKILQVAKETVDAILQII from the coding sequence ATGAGCGACCTCTTCATCATCGGCGCGTCCGGCACAAAGGCCTATCGCACCGCAATGGCGGCGGTGGCGGAGAATATCGCCAACGCCAGCACGGAAGGCTATTCGCGCCGGTCGGTTACGACGATCGAGTCCGGTTCCTCCACCGCGACCATGGCCGTCTATATTTCCCGCGGCAATTTCGGCGGCACTGATGTCAAGAGCGTCAACCGCGCCACCGATCCCTATCTGGATGCGACGGTACGCTATACCAATATGCAGCTCGGCAGCGCGGTGGCGCGGATGCGCTGGCTGACCGATTCGGAAACGGCGCTCAACGACACGGAAACCGGCGTCGGCCAGCTCATGACCGGCATGTTCCAGAATATGGACAAGCTGGCCGCCCGCCCGAACGACAACTCCCTGCGCGTGACGACGCTGGACAGCATCAGCCGCGTCGCGCAAGCGTTCCAGCAGACGGCGGCGGATCTGACCCAGGTGTCGAGCGGCATCGCGACCGAAGCGCAGGCGTCCGTGACGACGATCAACCAGGCGCTCTCGGCGCTGGCCGACATCAACAACAGCCTGCTGCGCGCGGCGCCGGGCACTTCGGCCTATGCGCAACTGCTCGACGGGCGCGACGCGGCGCTGGGCACATTGTCGTCCAATCTCAATATCGACGTCAGCTTCGGCGCGCATGATCAGGCGCAGGTCACGCTGAACGGCCAGACGCTGGTGCAGGGCAGCAGCGCCACACCTCTGGCCCTTACCGTCAATAGCAACGGCACGCTGGCGCTGGCGACGAGCGGCGGCACCGCGCTCGCCGTGCCGACCAGCGGCGCGCTGGGCGGACTTTTTTCCGTCGCCGTTACCGTGGCCGATCGGCACGCCAGCCTCGACACGCTGGCGCAGCAGTTCGTCACCGACATGAACGCGTGGCATGCCCAGGGACGCACCGATGCAGGCGCCGCCGGCGCGGCGCTGCTGTCCGGAACCACCGCCGCCAGCGTCACCGCGCTGATCAGCGACCCGGCCCAGCTTGCCGCCAAATCGTCGGACGGCACGCCGAACGGCAATCTGCTGACCGTTTCGGCGTCTCTGCGCGGCAATGGCAGCGTCGAACAGGGCTGGACCGCGCTGATCGCGACCCATGCCAACCTCCTCTCCTCCACCAAGGCCGAGCAGACCACGGCGCAGAGCCGCAGCGATCAGGCCGTGTCCGCGCGCGAAGCGGTGAGCGGCGTCGACCTCGACATGGAGGCGGCCGATTTGTTGCGCATCCAGCAGGCTTATTCGGGCAGCGCGAAGATCCTTCAGGTCGCGAAGGAAACCGTCGACGCGATCCTGCAGATCATCTGA
- a CDS encoding rod-binding protein, with the protein MQIHSTSTAAAQAGGTQSKASLEKAAQQFEAIFLRQMMGAMRSASLAEGISDSSATDQFRDMADARTADSMASRGTLGIAEMLMHQFGAKLGASSPAAAGQAEGKVE; encoded by the coding sequence ATGCAGATACACTCGACTTCGACGGCGGCGGCTCAGGCCGGCGGAACCCAGAGCAAGGCGTCGCTGGAAAAAGCCGCGCAGCAGTTCGAGGCGATCTTCCTGCGCCAGATGATGGGCGCGATGCGCTCTGCCAGCCTGGCCGAAGGCATCAGCGATTCCAGCGCCACCGATCAGTTCCGCGACATGGCCGACGCCCGCACCGCAGACAGCATGGCGAGCCGGGGCACGCTCGGCATCGCTGAAATGCTGATGCACCAGTTCGGCGCGAAGCTGGGCGCATCCAGCCCCGCCGCTGCGGGCCAGGCTGAAGGCAAGGTTGAATGA
- a CDS encoding flagellar basal body P-ring protein FlgI — protein sequence MTRLFRFLLPLMALLAAPAHAERIKDLGTFQGVRPNQLTGYGIVVGLAGTGDDSLDYATQGMKGVVSRFGLTLPQGINPALKNAAAVLVTADLPAFAKPGQRLDVTVSALGKAKSLRGGTLIMTPLRGADNEIYGMAQGNLAVGGLGVSGADGSQVSVNIPSAGRIPGGATVERAVATGFDTAPTLTFNLSEADLTTALRVADGINRTFGDHRAKATDAVSVSIDAAPGATDRVMMMGLIENIEVSPADAPAKVIVNARTGTVVINGAVKIHPAAIAHGKITVSVNESPRVVQPAPFSQGQTAVEQSSSISIDQEKRPMINFKGGASLADIVKAVNAIGASPADMVAILEALKQAGALKAELVVL from the coding sequence ATGACCCGCCTGTTTCGCTTCCTCCTGCCCCTGATGGCGCTGCTGGCGGCTCCCGCCCATGCCGAGCGGATCAAGGATCTCGGCACCTTCCAGGGCGTGCGTCCCAACCAGCTCACCGGGTACGGCATCGTCGTCGGCCTCGCGGGCACCGGCGACGACAGCCTGGACTATGCGACGCAGGGCATGAAGGGCGTGGTCTCGCGTTTCGGCCTGACGCTGCCGCAGGGGATCAATCCGGCGCTCAAGAACGCGGCGGCGGTCCTAGTGACGGCGGACCTGCCCGCCTTCGCCAAGCCCGGCCAGCGGCTGGACGTCACCGTCTCGGCGCTCGGCAAGGCCAAGTCGCTGCGCGGCGGCACGCTGATCATGACCCCGCTGCGCGGCGCGGATAACGAAATTTACGGCATGGCGCAGGGCAACCTCGCCGTCGGCGGCCTCGGCGTGTCCGGAGCGGACGGCAGCCAGGTGTCGGTCAACATTCCCTCCGCCGGGCGCATTCCGGGCGGAGCGACCGTCGAACGCGCCGTAGCCACCGGCTTCGACACCGCGCCTACCCTCACCTTCAACCTTTCGGAAGCCGACCTCACCACCGCCCTCCGGGTGGCGGACGGCATCAACCGCACCTTCGGAGATCACCGCGCCAAGGCCACGGACGCCGTTTCGGTCTCCATCGACGCCGCGCCGGGTGCCACCGACCGCGTCATGATGATGGGCCTGATCGAGAATATCGAGGTCTCGCCCGCCGATGCGCCCGCCAAGGTGATCGTCAACGCCCGCACCGGCACGGTCGTCATCAACGGCGCGGTGAAGATCCATCCCGCCGCCATCGCGCACGGGAAAATCACGGTCAGCGTCAATGAATCGCCCCGCGTCGTCCAGCCCGCGCCCTTCTCTCAGGGACAGACGGCAGTGGAGCAATCCAGTTCGATTTCGATCGATCAGGAAAAGAGACCGATGATTAATTTTAAAGGTGGAGCCTCTTTGGCCGATATAGTCAAAGCGGTGAACGCCATCGGCGCCTCCCCCGCGGACATGGTCGCGATCCTCGAAGCCTTGAAACAGGCGGGCGCGTTGAAGGCTGAACTGGTGGTGTTGTGA
- a CDS encoding flagellar basal body L-ring protein FlgH, translating to MTMRLALASLLALSMVTLAASPAMAGKKRDAERQFYAPTVVAAPAAPAANGSIFQASMGYTPLTSGARATSVGDIITIVLVERTQATKSNSADTKRDGSIALTPPSTGPLSKLFSASDIGSSGSNAFTGKGAATQSNALNGEITVTIAATYPNGTMLVKGEKALTLNRGDEYIQISGLVRQADIGPDNRIASTRVADAKIIYTGKGEIARASRQGWLQRFFSMISPF from the coding sequence ATGACGATGCGCCTCGCTTTGGCCTCCCTGCTCGCCCTGTCGATGGTCACTCTTGCCGCCTCCCCGGCCATGGCCGGCAAGAAGCGCGATGCCGAGCGGCAATTTTATGCCCCCACGGTCGTTGCCGCTCCTGCCGCGCCTGCGGCCAACGGTTCGATCTTCCAGGCGTCGATGGGCTACACCCCACTCACCAGCGGGGCGCGGGCGACCAGCGTCGGCGACATCATCACCATCGTCCTGGTCGAAAGGACGCAGGCGACCAAGAGCAACAGCGCCGACACCAAACGCGACGGCAGCATTGCGCTGACGCCGCCCAGCACCGGCCCGTTGTCGAAGCTCTTTTCCGCCAGCGACATCGGCTCCAGCGGCAGCAATGCCTTCACCGGCAAGGGCGCCGCCACCCAGTCCAATGCGCTGAATGGCGAGATCACCGTGACGATCGCGGCGACCTATCCCAACGGCACGATGCTGGTGAAGGGCGAGAAGGCGCTGACGCTCAATCGCGGCGACGAATATATCCAGATCAGCGGCCTCGTCCGTCAGGCCGATATCGGCCCGGACAACCGCATCGCCTCGACCCGCGTGGCCGACGCCAAGATCATCTACACCGGCAAGGGTGAGATCGCCCGCGCCAGCCGTCAGGGCTGGTTGCAGCGCTTCTTCTCCATGATCAGCCCCTTCTGA
- the flgG gene encoding flagellar basal-body rod protein FlgG — protein sequence MTNAALHVARTGLDAQNTKMRVIANNLANVNTTGFKRDRADFETLAYQQIVAAGANSDSQNKFATGLNLGSGVSLQGTSKINEQGTLNQTGNTLDMAIEGSGYFQVQQPDGSIAYTRAGNFTTTAEGTVVTSDGLPLIPQITVPQGASVTIGNDGTVSATLQGQTEPTQLGQIELASFMNPAGLTAVGGNLLKESAASGTPQVGVAGLDGRGVVRSGYLETSNVNVVEELVDMIETQRAYEVNSKMIKATDEMLQYVNQQL from the coding sequence ATGACCAACGCAGCCCTTCATGTCGCCCGCACCGGCCTTGACGCGCAAAACACGAAGATGCGTGTGATCGCCAACAACCTGGCGAACGTCAACACCACCGGCTTCAAGCGCGACCGCGCCGATTTCGAAACGCTGGCCTATCAGCAGATCGTGGCGGCGGGCGCCAACAGCGACAGCCAGAACAAGTTCGCCACCGGCCTCAACCTCGGCTCGGGCGTCTCGTTGCAGGGCACCAGCAAGATCAACGAGCAGGGCACGCTGAACCAGACCGGCAATACGCTGGACATGGCGATCGAGGGTTCGGGCTATTTCCAGGTGCAGCAGCCCGACGGCTCCATCGCCTACACCCGCGCGGGCAATTTCACGACCACGGCCGAAGGCACGGTCGTCACCAGCGACGGCCTGCCGCTGATCCCGCAGATCACCGTGCCGCAAGGCGCGAGCGTCACCATCGGCAATGACGGCACCGTCTCCGCCACGCTTCAGGGGCAGACCGAACCGACCCAGCTCGGCCAGATCGAACTGGCGAGCTTCATGAATCCGGCGGGCCTGACCGCTGTCGGCGGCAATCTGCTCAAGGAAAGCGCCGCCAGCGGCACGCCGCAGGTCGGCGTCGCGGGGCTGGATGGCCGGGGCGTTGTCCGCTCGGGCTATCTCGAAACCTCGAACGTCAATGTCGTGGAGGAGCTGGTCGACATGATCGAAACCCAGCGCGCCTATGAGGTCAATTCCAAGATGATCAAGGCGACCGACGAGATGCTCCAGTACGTCAACCAGCAATTGTGA
- a CDS encoding flagellar basal body rod protein FlgF: MDRLVNTALTAMRGAMARQAAISNNLANVNTTGFRAEIANAETRWIKGDSLNTRAQASEQVIAADMAQGAVTETGNPLDVALNGDAMLAVQGPDGGEAYTRRGDLKVTDSGLLTTGDGLPVLGEGGPITLPQMDSVSIAKDGSIWGVPQGGDPANPQQVDKLKLVSPVGSGIAKGTDGLFREVNGGALPDDPLASVTGGSLEGSNVNATSALVQMIEASRAWETQVKMIDTAKQLDDGGASLMRLDS, translated from the coding sequence ATGGACCGGCTCGTCAACACGGCACTCACCGCGATGCGCGGCGCGATGGCGCGGCAGGCGGCGATCTCCAACAATCTGGCGAACGTCAACACGACCGGCTTTCGCGCCGAAATCGCCAATGCCGAGACGCGCTGGATCAAGGGCGACAGCCTCAACACGCGGGCGCAAGCGTCCGAACAGGTGATCGCCGCCGACATGGCGCAAGGCGCGGTCACGGAAACGGGCAATCCGCTGGACGTGGCCCTGAACGGCGATGCAATGCTTGCCGTTCAGGGTCCGGACGGCGGCGAAGCCTATACGCGCCGCGGCGACCTGAAGGTCACCGACAGCGGCCTGCTCACGACCGGCGACGGCCTGCCCGTGCTGGGCGAAGGCGGCCCCATCACCCTGCCGCAGATGGACAGCGTCTCCATCGCCAAGGACGGCAGCATCTGGGGCGTGCCGCAGGGCGGCGACCCCGCCAATCCGCAGCAGGTCGACAAGCTGAAACTGGTCAGCCCGGTCGGCTCCGGCATCGCCAAGGGCACGGACGGGCTGTTCCGCGAAGTGAATGGCGGCGCGCTGCCCGACGATCCGCTCGCCAGCGTGACCGGCGGTTCGCTGGAAGGATCGAACGTGAACGCGACGTCCGCGCTGGTGCAGATGATCGAGGCCAGCCGCGCCTGGGAAACCCAGGTCAAGATGATCGACACCGCCAAGCAGCTCGACGACGGCGGCGCATCGCTGATGCGCCTCGACAGTTAA